A single Macrobrachium nipponense isolate FS-2020 chromosome 5, ASM1510439v2, whole genome shotgun sequence DNA region contains:
- the LOC135215905 gene encoding uncharacterized protein LOC135215905 — protein MKCPKTPEEWNDVAKRFASKWNYFNCVGALDGKHVTIKKPKGGGSLYFNYKKFHSIVLMALSDTKYKFLFVDVGAEGGAGDGGTWQECNLARAIANNRAGLPQDRNLPNNDELIPFHIVADDAFTPNTWLMKPYSHQSQDPTKRIYSYRLSCAHRVVENAFGLLQMRWQVFGTTMQQRRFS, from the coding sequence atgaaatgccccaagacaccagaagaatggaatgacGTAGCAAAACGCTTCGCCTCcaagtggaactacttcaattgtgtgggagccctggatgggaagcacgtcacgatcaagaaacccaaaggtggaggatcactgtatttcaattacaagaagtttcacagcatcgtcctcatggccctctccGATACAAAATACAAGTTCCTGTTCGTCGACGtcggtgcagaaggaggtgctggggatggaggaacctggcaggagtgcaacctggccagggccatcgcaaacaaccgagcaggactcccacaagacagaaatctgcccaacAACGACGAACTCATCCCATTCCACATAGTCGCCGACGATGCCTTCACTCCCAATACATGgttgatgaagccctactcccaccaatcacaagatcccaccaaacgaatatacagctacagattatcttGCGCTCATCGTGTGGTGGAAAACGCATtcggcctgctgcagatgagatggcaAGTCTTCGGGACGACGATGCAACAGAGGAGGTTTtcgtag